The Toxorhynchites rutilus septentrionalis strain SRP chromosome 3, ASM2978413v1, whole genome shotgun sequence genome includes a region encoding these proteins:
- the LOC129777915 gene encoding uncharacterized protein LOC129777915 produces MADIIIHSVRQQQASPGTVYHALYGHYFLGISQKNLAIIYGKSLSTIYGWIQKFESEGLYRRKKRAQVFKKFQSEMRQWLVELYCKHPLLFLDEAKVMFQAHFQMTISTSSVCTILHEAGLSWKTIERRAIQIRMEEIVRFVNELLAIPWDIFNLVFLDEVSIDNRGTLRQKGYGVVGKKLIFRGEFCRRARSSFLCFLGADGILDSFWTEGTFNRLKFFECCREFALRNPKVQRYPGFHSVWIMDGARIHCDANLIRYLRSIGIIPIFLPAYCPFFNPIEVIFGLVKKRLQRVHREGEQILAEVCEAMNYFKVYPCQKLFEHCGYFPGGFFSPEKGLTQDPNEVDLNIVPN; encoded by the coding sequence ATGGCCGATATAATCATTCATTCCGTTCGCCAACAACAGGCCAGTCCTGGAACCGTATACCACGCCCTTTATGGACACTACTTTTTGGGTATTTCCCAAAAGAATTTGGCGATCATTTACGGAAAAAGCCTGTCCACTATTTATGGTTGGATTCAAAAGTTTGAAAGCGAGGGACTTTACCGAAGGAAAAAACGAGCTCAGGTCTTCAAAAAGTTCCAGTCGGAAATGCGACAATGGTTGGTGGAGCTTTATTGCAAGCATCCTCTTTTATTTTTGGACGAAGCCAAGGTGATGTTCCAGGCACATTTCCAGATGACAATAAGTACTTCATCCGTCTGTACTATTCTGCACGAGGCAGGCCTGTCGTGGAAAACCATTGAGAGAAGAGCTATTCAAATTCGTATGGAAGAAATAGTGCGGTTTGTGAATGAGCTCCTCGCCATACCATGGGATATTTTCAATTTAGTTTTCCTCGATGAGGTGAGTATTGACAATAGGGGCACGTTACGTCAGAAGGGATATGGTGTCGTAggaaaaaagttaattttcagagGAGAATTTTGTCGCCGTGCTCGTTCATCGTTCTTATGTTTCCTTGGCGCTGATGGAATCCTGGATAGTTTCTGGACTGAAGGCACTTTTAACAGGCTAAAGTTTTTCGAATGCTGCCGAGAGTTTGCCTTGCGGAATCCTAAGGTTCAAAGATATCCAGGATTCCATTCAGTATGGATCATGGACGGTGCGAGGATTCATTGCGACGCTAATCTCATTCGCTATCTTCGATCCATTGGGATCATACCCATATTCCTTCCGGCGTACTGCCCCTTTTTCAATCCCATCGAGGTGATCTTTGGCCTCGTGAAAAAACGTCTTCAGAGAGTACACCGGGAAGGTGAACAAATTCTGGCTGAAGTATGTGAAGCTATGAACTACTTCAAAGTTTATCCTTGCCAGAAACTGTTTGAACACTGTGGATACTTCCCTGGAGGATTTTTCAGCCCTGAGAAAGGCTTAACGCAAGATCCAAATGAGGTCGATTTGAATATTGTTCCCAATTAA